The following proteins are co-located in the Sulfoacidibacillus ferrooxidans genome:
- a CDS encoding tyrosine-type recombinase/integrase, which yields MGSESALFQQLDKLHKHSNQGSLQTRYRYYEGAKRFAVFAATTYKLQKFANLKDKHLLAYVKSMQSKGLSASTIKTDLSAIRFFYDLTGNQRPLIDNKTLSASLEDGLERRSFGKVPRAWTSFEIDAAKIRAIALGETALASTISFAATFGLRIHETIRLDRDHLTRALRDDYLTIKGKGGLLREIPMTTKGRLLIQDTLVTASSGKLFVSDGQKAHQVIKHIENWIYTHRSHFTQGDRTLTYHGLRHTYAQERYAYHVERLHDEYTARLTVSRELGHGRDEVTRIYLAGMES from the coding sequence ATGGGATCCGAGTCAGCCTTATTTCAACAGCTCGATAAACTTCACAAACACAGTAACCAAGGCAGCTTACAAACGCGCTATCGTTATTACGAAGGGGCGAAACGATTTGCTGTTTTTGCTGCTACTACCTACAAACTCCAAAAGTTCGCCAATCTCAAAGATAAACACCTTCTCGCTTACGTGAAGTCCATGCAATCTAAAGGACTCTCCGCCAGCACCATTAAAACCGATTTATCTGCCATTCGCTTTTTTTATGATTTGACAGGGAACCAACGTCCCTTAATCGATAATAAAACCCTCTCAGCCAGCTTAGAAGACGGTTTAGAGCGTCGATCATTTGGCAAGGTACCTAGAGCTTGGACAAGCTTCGAAATAGACGCTGCTAAGATTCGTGCGATTGCTCTGGGGGAAACAGCTCTAGCTTCTACGATTTCTTTTGCTGCGACCTTTGGCCTTCGCATTCATGAAACGATTCGCTTGGATCGAGACCATCTTACCCGTGCACTACGTGATGATTATCTAACGATTAAGGGAAAAGGTGGTTTATTACGAGAAATTCCCATGACTACAAAGGGACGCTTGCTCATTCAAGATACACTGGTTACAGCTTCATCAGGAAAACTCTTTGTTTCTGACGGACAAAAAGCCCATCAAGTGATCAAACACATTGAAAACTGGATCTATACGCATCGCTCTCATTTTACTCAAGGTGATCGTACGTTAACTTATCACGGATTACGTCATACATACGCTCAAGAACGCTATGCCTACCATGTCGAGCGATTGCACGATGAGTATACAGCTCGTTTAACAGTCAGTCGTGAACTGGGTCACGGCCGTGACGAAGTAACACGTATTTATCTCGCTGGGATGGAGTCATGA
- a CDS encoding helix-turn-helix domain-containing protein: MKNKEKSIIRKMKGKENPYTMVSNSVIRDQRLSWKSRGILVYLLSLPDDWTVHINELTKHAPDGRDSIASGLKELKKLGYVELVNVRDDQGRFDRWEYRVYEDPIQKNGDYPPTPPESENPLQDQPGAGQQETDFPQVDFPLVENPHLLKTDFTNDELLQKTNIKEQQQESLEEENQIIPTLQQKNWEKEKNIVVVIQDEILDCLKITTSTKEVTKWIERYGATYIREKLEIVQMQVTNSPLRALRAAIKDNWLHNIDKPNKTSHKLNKGQLEAMELFPPVQAGKYDRFYQVFHEARKTQVEMNTSSMY; encoded by the coding sequence ATGAAAAATAAAGAAAAAAGCATCATTCGCAAGATGAAAGGGAAAGAAAATCCGTATACGATGGTGAGTAATTCCGTGATCCGTGATCAACGTCTTTCATGGAAAAGCAGAGGCATTCTCGTTTATCTTCTGAGTTTACCCGATGATTGGACAGTCCATATTAACGAATTAACCAAACATGCTCCTGATGGCAGAGACTCCATAGCCAGTGGATTGAAAGAATTAAAAAAATTGGGCTATGTAGAACTAGTCAACGTTCGAGATGACCAAGGACGTTTCGATCGATGGGAATACCGAGTCTACGAAGACCCTATTCAAAAAAATGGCGATTATCCGCCGACGCCACCTGAATCGGAAAATCCGCTACAGGATCAACCTGGGGCTGGGCAACAAGAAACGGATTTTCCACAAGTGGATTTTCCACTTGTAGAAAATCCGCACCTACTAAAGACTGATTTTACTAATGACGAATTACTACAAAAAACTAATATTAAAGAACAACAACAGGAATCCCTCGAAGAAGAAAACCAGATCATACCTACGTTACAACAAAAAAATTGGGAAAAAGAAAAAAATATCGTTGTTGTTATACAGGATGAAATTTTGGATTGCCTAAAGATTACAACGTCGACTAAAGAAGTTACGAAATGGATCGAGCGATATGGTGCAACGTATATCCGTGAAAAGTTAGAAATAGTACAAATGCAGGTCACAAATAGCCCGCTACGTGCCCTTAGAGCCGCGATTAAGGATAATTGGTTACATAACATAGACAAGCCCAATAAAACGTCTCACAAGCTAAATAAAGGTCAATTAGAGGCTATGGAACTCTTTCCTCCTGTACAAGCAGGGAAATACGATCGATTTTATCAAGTCTTTCATGAAGCACGTAAAACTCAAGTTGAAATGAATACATCATCGATGTATTGA